A portion of the Musa acuminata AAA Group cultivar baxijiao chromosome BXJ1-1, Cavendish_Baxijiao_AAA, whole genome shotgun sequence genome contains these proteins:
- the LOC103996868 gene encoding plastidial pyruvate kinase 4, chloroplastic-like: MLSLNLSGRSFCSSTIIFPYQMKGNLRSYSIYVARLEPYEKSCRSFVCNEKSTSNSSIKHYVDHKPEDVQPPSAHPVDVLASILEELKAVRRCLLASENRDLCRLNLCHRNYLDSAMNLCHHLALKCLDLQRLNEDLCSVGLQSLESIDPSVLPCIDTIIQLLELSVGTTTAGEEGRNERAAAASAMRERGFSHATALFGPYQDSGQVHVMVTAGKEAISNETLIADLLKAGADVIRINCAHDDPTVWSEIVRIARQSSASLGKSCRVLMDLAGPKLRTASLLVNKIAAVVSPESDDSGDMLSPARIWLCCDGRSPPSNESCHAILRIGQELFGELRVGDTVSFVDPTGGRRPVMVVEKYCRSGCVAECSEAAHISLGGTLQVDKEDKKVSGQILKILIVERYITVETGDVLTLTRSCCVAENDLHDDRHDSTMITCSSDHIFNSVKPGEPIAFDDGKIWGMIQAKNSNAIVVMIVQANAMGSKLGTKKSINLPKSDTKLLRGLTSKDLADLHFVAANADIVGISFIRDANDMASVQRELEKWNVPALGLMLKIETREAVDNLPQLLLQAMQSSNPIGVMIARGDLMVECGWDQLGEIQKEIMAVCSAAHIPVTWATEVLDILIKSGFPSRAEITDVANAMKASCIMLNKGKHVVDAVAALDSMLCKHTDRRRKKMPPNLPSKSSRL; this comes from the exons ATGTTATCTTTGAATCTAAGCGGTCGCAGTTTCTGTTCTTCCACGATCATATTCCCGTATCAGATGAAGGGAAATCTAAGAAGCTACTCGATCTATGTTGCCAGATTAGAACCGTACGAGAAATCATGCAGATCTTTCGTGTGCAATGAGAAGTCAACTTCCAACTCTTCGATCAAGCATTACGTAGATCATAAACCGGAAGATGTCCAGCCGCCTTCTGCACATCCGGTTGACGTTCTAGCAAGCATTCTTGAGGAGCTGAAGGCGGTGCGCAGATGCTTATTGGCATCGGAGAACAGAGATCTCTGTCGACTCAATCTGTGCCACAG GAATTACCTGGATAGTGCCATGAACTTGTGCCATCATTTGGCACTCAAATGCCTTGATCTCCAGCGGCTCAACGAGGACCTCTGTTCTGTGGGACTCCAAAGCTTGGAATCCATAGACCCTAGCGTGCTTCCATGCATCGACACCATCATCCAGCTCTTGGAACTCTCCGTTGGTACTACGACCGCCGGCGAGGAAGGCAGAAACGAGAGAGCGGCCGCCGCGAGTGCCATGAGAGAGAGAGGCTTCTCCCATGCAACAGCTCTGTTCGGTCCGTACCAAGACAGCGGGCAAGTGCATGTCATGGTGACCGCAGGAAAAGAAGCCATTTCCAACGAAACGCTCATAGCCGATCTCCTCAAGGCTGGCGCCGACGTCATCCGAATCAATTGCGCACACGACGATCCCACCGTGTGGAGTGAGATCGTCAGGATCGCTCGACAGAGCTCAGCATCGTTGGGCAAATCATGTCGGGTACTGATGGATCTCGCAGGGCCGAAGCTGAGGACTGCCTCTCTGTTGGTGAATAAGATCGCCGCAGTTGTTTCCCCGGAATCTGATGACAGCGGTGACATGCTTTCTCCGGCTCGGATTTGGCTGTGCTGCGACGGAAGGAGCCCTCCGTCTAACGAATCATGCCATGCCATTCTTCGCATCGGCCAAGAGCTTTTCGGTGAGCTCAGGGTGGGCGACACGGTGAGCTTCGTCGATCCCACGGGTGGAAGAAGACCAGTCATGGTGGTGGAGAAGTACTGTCGTTCTGGCTGTGTAGCGGAGTGTTCAGAAGCTGCTCACATAAGTTTGGGTGGGACACTTCAGGTGGACAAGGAAGACAAGAAGGTTTCCGGGCAGATCTTGAAGATACTCATAGTAGAGAGATATATCACAGTCGAGACAGGAGACGTGCTCACTCTCACTAGAAGCTGCTGCGTAGCTGAGAACGATCTCCATGACGACAGACACGATTCAACCATGATAACATGCTCCAGTGATCACATCTTCAACTCCGTCAAACCAGGTGAGCCGATCGCGTTTGATGATGGCAAAATCTGGGGTATGATTCAGGCTAAGAACAGCAATGCGATAGTAGTCATGATCGTTCAGGCCAACGCAATGGGATCCAAACTTGGCACTAAGAAGTCGATCAACCTGCCGAAGAGCGACACCAAGTTACTCAGAGGTCTGACCTCCAAAGACCTTGCGGACCTCCACTTCGTTGCCGCCAACGCTGACATCGTCGGCATTTCCTTCATCAGGGATGCGAACGACATGGCCAGCGTGCAGCGGGAGCTTGAGAAGTGGAACGTCCCGGCACTGGGGCTGATGCTGAAGATTGAGACGAGGGAAGCTGTCGACAATCTACCTCAGTTGTTGCTGCAGGCGATGCAGTCATCGAACCCGATAGGGGTTATGATTGCTAGAGGAGACCTCATGGTGGAGTGTGGGTGGGATCAATTGGGTGAGATCCAGAAAGAGATCATGGCCGTCTGCAGTGCTGCTCACATTCCGGTGACATGGGCGACCGAGGTTTTGGACATTCTCATCAAGTCCGGGTTCCCATCCAGAGCTGAGATCACAGATGTAGCGAATGCAATGAA GGCGAGCTGCATAATGCTGAACAAAGGGAAGCACGTTGTGGATGCGGTGGCAGCATTGGATTCCATGTTGTGCAAGCACACTgataggagaaggaagaagatgccGCCCAACCTGCCATCGAAATCCAGTAGGCTTTAA
- the LOC103996863 gene encoding GDSL esterase/lipase At1g28570-like isoform X2, giving the protein MTATAGNNKVIGFEQYAAPPHSWVMASSETHVGVVITIVLLLSVHRVTSCYSSIFSFGDSLADTGNILASDGDSAGAVSRLPYGETYFHRPTGRYSDGRLIIDFIAQAMGVPLLRPYLGGGSDEDFRHGANFAVGGATALNSSFFRDKKIDVSWTEYSLQVQIEWFKQLLRSTPSVSEPSILGNSLFLVGEIGGNDYNHPFFQNQRVEEIRTFVPSVVEAISSAITDLIKLGAKNLVVPGNLPIGCVPVYLTQFQTQKLDDYDAKTGCIRWLNEFSQYHNRLLQDEIERVRGLHPNATIAYADYYESAMRLFESPKQFGFKEPLSACCVGCGGPSAKLCSDPSSYASWDGLHLTEAAYRTIANGLLKGPLAVPSLNQTCPNVQQSSSSTDTLKLLCFSMSISSFAWLQKKSTLF; this is encoded by the exons ATGACAGCTACTGCTGGCAACAATAAAGTAATAGGCTTTGAGCAGTACGCTGCTCCTCCACACAGTTGGGTAATGGCGTCCTCTGAGACTCACGTTGGTGTCGTCATCACCATCGTCCTCCTCCTGAGCGTTCATCGGGTGACCAGCTGCTACTCATCCATCTTTAGCTTCGGTGACTCGCTTGCAGACACCGGAAACATACTGGCCTCGGATGGCGACTCAGCTGGCGCCGTGAGCCGCCTCCCGTACGGCGAGACGTACTTCCATCGCCCCACCGGGCGCTACTCCGACGGCCGACTCATCATAGACTTCATCG CGCAAGCCATGGGAGTACCACTGCTGCGGCCGTATCTTGGTGGAGGGAGCGACGAGGACTTCCGACACGGAGCAAACTTCGCGGTCGGAGGAGCCACTGCGCTGAACAGCTCCTTCTTCAGGGACAAGAAGATTGATGTTTCCTGGACCGAATACTCCCTGCAGGTTCAGATCGAGTGGTTCAAGCAGCTGCTCCGCTCCACACCATCCGTTTCAG AACCGTCGATCTTGGGCAACTCGCTGTTCCTGGTGGGAGAGATCGGAGGGAATGACTACAACCACCCGTTCTTCCAGAATCAGCGGGTGGAGGAGATCAGGACCTTCGTGCCCAGCGTGGTCGAGGCGATCAGCTCTGCGATCACC GATTTGATCAAACTCGGTGCAAAAAATTTGGTGGTTCCGGGAAATCTACCCATCGGATGTGTTCCAGTGTATCTGACGCAGTTCCAGACTCAAAAGCTTGACGATTACGACGCCAAAACTGGCTGCATCAGATGGTTGAACGAGTTCTCCCAGTATCACAATCGGTTGCTGCAGGATGAGATAGAGCGGGTTAGGGGGCTTCATCCCAACGCAACCATCGCCTACGCTGATTACTATGAGTCCGCGATGAGGCTGTTCGAGTCCCCAAAGCAATTCG GTTTCAAGGAGCCTCTCTCTGCATGCTGCGTAGGATGTGGTGGTCCGTCGGCGAAGCTATGCAGCGACCCATCGAGCTACGCTTCCTGGGACGGATTGCACCTCACGGAGGCAGCCTACAGGACGATCGCCAATGGTCTACTAAAAGGACCACTTGCTGTTCCTTCCCTGAACCAAACTTGTCCTAACGTACAACAAAGCTCTTCTTCCACAGACACACTAAAATTGTTGTGCTTCAGCATGAGCATTTCTTCTTTCGCATGGCTTCAGAAGAAGAGCACCCTATTTTAG
- the LOC135675009 gene encoding uncharacterized protein LOC135675009, translating into MATSSSLAGEKTRWWLSNRKLVRKYLRDARSLVATRELPKVSTAVGLLDAALVVSPLHEAALELKARSLLFLRRFREVADMLQDYIPSCKMAAAAADNDSSTSLGSAVSAPLNRELLSPGGEGSGGGLFFRCFSVSDLKRKFLAGLSKSSGDEGHWRYLVLGHACCRLGLLEDAMVLLQAGRRLAAAASRRRSVCWSDDSFVSSTASTGGNGAAPMPTELESASQLLSHIKLLLRRTTAAVAALDAGVPAEASRLFSKVLDGRRGVPAAFAAGCFVGRASAHRAAGRLAEAIADCNRALAVEPFCVPALRARADLLEAVGALPDSLSDLDHLKLLYDSILRDGKLPGPPWRPHHGVRYRDIPVEHRALAARIQQLRCQVAAAGGCIDVDYHSLIGVRHGCTRSELERAYLLLSLRHKPEKATAFVARLEFADDHRDPDGVRDQAKMSAMVLYRMLQKGYSRIKATVMNEEKVAVAVAAAAQVAASIPTVAGGGSEVPNKAAVAAAGVFQRRFCRDTAEAGSMHCHGAIPVK; encoded by the exons ATGGCGACCTCGTCTTCTCTGGCCGGGGAGAAGACGCGCTGGTGGCTGAGCAACAGGAAG CTCGTCCGCAAGTACCTCCGGGACGCCCGCTCTCTCGTCGCCACGCGGGAGCTGCCCAAGGTCTCCACCGCCGTGGGTCTCCTCGACGCCGCCCTCGTGGTCTCCCCGCTCCACGAGGCCGCGCTAGAGCTCAAGGCccgctccctcctcttcctccgccgcTTCCGGGAAGTGGCGGACATGCTCCAAGATTACATCCCGAGCTGCAagatggccgccgccgccgccgacaaCGACTCCTCCACTTCCCTCGGCTCCGCGGTCTCCGCCCCCCTCAACCGTGAGCTGCTCTCTCCGGGCGGCGAGGGGTCCGGCGGCGGCCTCTTCTTTCGCTGCTTCTCCGTCTCGGATCTCAAGCGCAAGTTTTTGGCGGGCCTTTCGAAGAGCTCCGGCGACGAAGGCCATTGGAG GTACCTCGTCCTCGGCCACGCTTGTTGCCGGCTCGGGCTGCTGGAGGACGCCATGGTGCTCCTCCAGGCCGGCCGCCGCCTCGCTGCCGCCGCCTCCCGACGCCGGTCCGTCTGTTGGTCGGACGACAGCTTCGTCTCCTCCACCGCCTCTACCGGAGGGAACGGCGCTGCTCCGATGCCTACCGAGTTGGAATCCGCCTCCCAGCTCCTTTCGCACATCAAGCTCCTTCTCCGCCGGACCACCGCCGCCGTGGCCGCGCTGGACGCCGGCGTTCCGGCGGAAGCCAGCCGTCTGTTCTCCAAGGTCCTCGACGGCCGGCGGGGCGTCCCCGCCGCGTTCGCCGCTGGCTGTTTCGTCGGCCGCGCCTCTGCCCACCGCGCTGCCGGCCGCCTCGCCGAGGCCATAGCCGACTGCAACCGCGCGCTCGCCGTTGAGCCCTTCTGCGTCCCGGCCCTTCGCGCCCGGGCCGACCTCCTCGAGGCCGTCGGCGCGCTCCCCGACAGCCTCAGCGACCTCGACCACCTGAAGCTCCTCTACGACTCCATCCTCCGCGACGGCAAGCTTCCGGGCCCACCGTGGCGTCCCCACCACGGCGTCCGGTACCGCGACATCCCCGTCGAGCACCGGGCGCTCGCCGCGCGAATTCAGCAGCTGCGGTGCCAAGTCGCGGCCGCGGGGGGCTGCATCGACGTGGACTACCACTCATTGATCGGAGTCCGTCACGGCTGCACGAGGTCGGAGTTGGAGCGTGCGTACTTGCTTCTGTCGTTGAGACATAAGCCGGAGAAGGCGACGGCGTTCGTGGCCCGGTTGGAGTTCGCGGATGATCACCGGGATCCGGACGGCGTGAGGGATCAGGCGAAGATGTCGGCCATGGTATTATACCGGATGCTGCAGAAAGGGTACTCGAGGATTAAGGCGACGGTGATGAACGAGGAGAAGGTGGCTGTGGCAGTGGCGGCTGCAGCTCAAGTTGCAGCATCAATTCCCACGGTGGCGGGTGGTGGGTCAGAGGTGCCAAATaaggcggccgtggctgcggcgggGGTGTTCCAAAGGCGGTTTTGCCGCGACACGGCGGAGGCGGGAAGCATGCATTGCCATGGAGCAATTCCGGTGAAGTGA
- the LOC103996863 gene encoding GDSL esterase/lipase At1g28570-like isoform X1 encodes MTATAGNNKVIGFEQYAAPPHSWVMASSETHVGVVITIVLLLSVHRVTSCYSSIFSFGDSLADTGNILASDGDSAGAVSRLPYGETYFHRPTGRYSDGRLIIDFIAQAMGVPLLRPYLGGGSDEDFRHGANFAVGGATALNSSFFRDKKIDVSWTEYSLQVQIEWFKQLLRSTPSVSAMTEPSILGNSLFLVGEIGGNDYNHPFFQNQRVEEIRTFVPSVVEAISSAITDLIKLGAKNLVVPGNLPIGCVPVYLTQFQTQKLDDYDAKTGCIRWLNEFSQYHNRLLQDEIERVRGLHPNATIAYADYYESAMRLFESPKQFGFKEPLSACCVGCGGPSAKLCSDPSSYASWDGLHLTEAAYRTIANGLLKGPLAVPSLNQTCPNVQQSSSSTDTLKLLCFSMSISSFAWLQKKSTLF; translated from the exons ATGACAGCTACTGCTGGCAACAATAAAGTAATAGGCTTTGAGCAGTACGCTGCTCCTCCACACAGTTGGGTAATGGCGTCCTCTGAGACTCACGTTGGTGTCGTCATCACCATCGTCCTCCTCCTGAGCGTTCATCGGGTGACCAGCTGCTACTCATCCATCTTTAGCTTCGGTGACTCGCTTGCAGACACCGGAAACATACTGGCCTCGGATGGCGACTCAGCTGGCGCCGTGAGCCGCCTCCCGTACGGCGAGACGTACTTCCATCGCCCCACCGGGCGCTACTCCGACGGCCGACTCATCATAGACTTCATCG CGCAAGCCATGGGAGTACCACTGCTGCGGCCGTATCTTGGTGGAGGGAGCGACGAGGACTTCCGACACGGAGCAAACTTCGCGGTCGGAGGAGCCACTGCGCTGAACAGCTCCTTCTTCAGGGACAAGAAGATTGATGTTTCCTGGACCGAATACTCCCTGCAGGTTCAGATCGAGTGGTTCAAGCAGCTGCTCCGCTCCACACCATCCGTTTCAG CAATGACAGAACCGTCGATCTTGGGCAACTCGCTGTTCCTGGTGGGAGAGATCGGAGGGAATGACTACAACCACCCGTTCTTCCAGAATCAGCGGGTGGAGGAGATCAGGACCTTCGTGCCCAGCGTGGTCGAGGCGATCAGCTCTGCGATCACC GATTTGATCAAACTCGGTGCAAAAAATTTGGTGGTTCCGGGAAATCTACCCATCGGATGTGTTCCAGTGTATCTGACGCAGTTCCAGACTCAAAAGCTTGACGATTACGACGCCAAAACTGGCTGCATCAGATGGTTGAACGAGTTCTCCCAGTATCACAATCGGTTGCTGCAGGATGAGATAGAGCGGGTTAGGGGGCTTCATCCCAACGCAACCATCGCCTACGCTGATTACTATGAGTCCGCGATGAGGCTGTTCGAGTCCCCAAAGCAATTCG GTTTCAAGGAGCCTCTCTCTGCATGCTGCGTAGGATGTGGTGGTCCGTCGGCGAAGCTATGCAGCGACCCATCGAGCTACGCTTCCTGGGACGGATTGCACCTCACGGAGGCAGCCTACAGGACGATCGCCAATGGTCTACTAAAAGGACCACTTGCTGTTCCTTCCCTGAACCAAACTTGTCCTAACGTACAACAAAGCTCTTCTTCCACAGACACACTAAAATTGTTGTGCTTCAGCATGAGCATTTCTTCTTTCGCATGGCTTCAGAAGAAGAGCACCCTATTTTAG
- the LOC135675021 gene encoding uncharacterized protein LOC135675021: MGKKKAALPGRAWRLLRMALLWARKGGVFKRGIFVDLRIVPGYLKSLKPGGRGSDRLHFGEREFSFEETPAFRFKTPSVRLLRIPCITPAGDLDTEDDDLVFAKLDRNSYLPDKHEAKEASEIGCEDDDDDNAARECEDHAGMEEEDEIDRKAEQFIAKFYEQMKMQRQMSWLQYNEMLLRGVN, from the coding sequence ATGGGTAAGAAGAAAGCGGCGTTGCCCGGTCGCGCATGGAGGCTGTTGCGCATGGCGCTTCTGTGGGCGCGCAAGGGCGGCGTGTTCAAGCGCGGCATCTTCGTCGACCTCCGCATCGTCCCCGGCTACCTCAAGAGCCTCAAACCCGGCGGTCGTGGCTCTGACAGGCTTCACTTCGGGGAGCGCGAGTTCTCCTTCGAGGAGACACCGGCTTTCCGCTTCAAGACGCCTTCCGTGCGGCTTCTCCGCATCCCCTGCATCACTCCGGCCGGGGACTTGGATACGGAGGACGACGATCTCGTCTTCGCCAAGCTTGACAGGAATAGTTACTTACCGGATAAGCATGAGGCGAAAGAGGCGAGCGAGATCGGCTGCGAGGATGACGACGACGACAATGCGGCACGGGAATGCGAGGATCACGCGGGgatggaggaagaagatgagatcGACAGGAAGGCGGAGCAGTTCATAGCAAAGTTCTACGAGCAGATGAAGATGCAGCGGCAGATGTCATGGCTTCAGTACAACGAGATGCTCCTCAGAGGCGTGAATTGA
- the LOC103996876 gene encoding uncharacterized protein LOC103996876, whose product MAKKKAALPGRAWRLLRMALLWARKGGVFKRGIFVDLRIVPGYLKSLKPGGRGSDRLHFGEREFSFEETPAFPFKTPSVRLLRIPCITPAGDLDTEDDDLVFAKLDRNSYLPDKHETKEASEIGCEDDDDDNAVRECEDHAGMEEEDEIDRKAEQFIAKFYEQMKMQRQISWLQYNEMLLRGVN is encoded by the coding sequence ATGGCTAAGAAGAAAGCGGCGTTGCCCGGTCGCGCATGGAGGCTGTTGCGCATGGCGCTTCTGTGGGCGCGCAAGGGTGGCGTGTTCAAGCGCGGCATCTTCGTCGACCTCCGCATCGTCCCCGGCTACCTCAAGAGCCTCAAACCCGGCGGCCGCGGATCTGACAGGCTTCACTTCGGGGAGCGCGAGTTCTCCTTCGAGGAGACGCCGGCTTTCCCCTTCAAGACGCCTTCCGTGCGGCTTCTCCGCATCCCCTGCATCACTCCGGCCGGGGACTTGGATACGGAGGACGACGATCTCGTCTTCGCCAAGCTTGACAGGAATAGTTACTTACCGGATAAGCATGAGACGAAAGAGGCGAGCGAGATCGGCTGCGAGGATGACGACGACGACAATGCGGTACGGGAATGCGAGGATCACGCGGGgatggaggaagaagatgagatcGACAGGAAGGCGGAGCAGTTCATAGCAAAGTTTTACGAGCAGATGAAGATGCAGCGGCAGATCTCATGGCTTCAGTACAACGAGATGCTCCTCAGAGGCGTGAATTGA